The genomic interval atgacaccctctgttttcttgtgtgcaagaagttgatggggaagcgattttttaatatacagaacacaagagttagtagatttgaggttatatgcaacaaacgatggtaatttaggggaagagtgagggaacgagaTTTAAGTGACCACCGTGATAAAGTGGTAAAATAAGTGGATAATAGTAGGACCGGGGGTGACGGGTGCGCTgccatggaatgtgtccaggggaaattacccgtgagttaatcctcactcatcggtctcagatcttaatggagtgacctctaatgtgtataataattatgagacgttaaatcgtcttgtgaatggtaatgtaattagtgataataacattaagttaagagattagattttgccaccgaagtggctagtttattgtgcaccccatatccatcctgtggacggtagcgcgagagcatatggatacactaaaggcctaggaactaggccccaaagggttaacaggaatacatatggatttatatctacatatctatagttcacttatctgttacaagcaaatttaggaaatttgcttagtatatctggtatcttattttcattaataagataccttgacatgtcacataggttattatactgtctgtctctgtattcctcaataagtggacaattaagcacatagtgttcaagagagtgaccatatgcctgatcacataatttacatttagtttgatcatcatctgtgtgtctcccaaactgccagaagtacttgtaaccaagcctaagcctggccactacaacatcagtcagtctgttcacattgcaagttgctccataaacatacttatctacgttcatgttatcatagtgggttatagatctactcaggcttctaactgcattcctataacaatcattttcattatttacttctctcctaatattattcctaatgctagacacagttataccaaagttatattctacattctccttctcgatactcttcttggctaacatatcaactttatcatgaaggagtaatccaatgtgtgatgggatccatagcaattgtacattaattcctttgtccctaatttttgagtatctatacctggcttccccaatgagcatgttgttggagtcattatatgagtcaagagccttcaatgatgacatagaatcagtaatgatgatagagtcaagctcagtgtcataggttagctttagcgccattaggattgcaaacaattcagtttgcagtgtagacgcccagttgttaattcttatgcctaactcaacaaatttattatcgttcttaactagggaggtggcaacaagagcagatgcagccctgccagaagactcctgtttagatccatcagtgtatataacttgtgataacttgttactaccagctaggtgagaaatttcttcttgagcagttgctctaacaagagatttaaggaagggattactagcaatgagcttcttgggagggacttgtaggtatgtgatattaaatgaacacatcttccatggaggggtgaaatgctcttgttgcctacagtgatacagttcatgcaggttataaaacttaatgcaattgcacgttttcacaatccatttagatctgtgtgtatttacctctagacacttggtaaaattcactgtgacagtgtctggttcgtttctcaacattctaataccgagtacagtattaatttcaacaatcctatcactgatactagaaataccaagctccttcctcatgttaagaacttttgtagatctgggacagccaagaataatcctgagagcttcattttgcattaactccaagggtcggagagaactttctctagctaatatcaacatgggagcagcataatcaattaaggacctaacataggctatgtacatcattctcacgattctcacatttgcaccatagttggggttgtagccagcaacagctttgagagcatttagcctagctttacatttcttgtttagttgtggtatagtggatttgttaaagggtacatctacaccaagatatctgtaagttttaacgtagctaatgatttcaccctgcaaatagatgggtgggggaagtcgtttgcttgttaatatcttagttttagaggaagatattatgaggcctagtcgattacaaattgcttgaacttcattaagaatggtattcatcttcttatgccctgttgtatggatcatgatatcatcagcatagcttatagctatatgtttaggtgaggcaggtagagcatttaggagagcattaatcagaatattaaatagcatgggactaagaactcctccctgcggtgtacctaaagacatttctttagaatcacttctgaagccttggtaaaggacagaggatactctatttgacaggtatcctattatccagcagagtaagctaccaccaatattcattttggctagttcatgtagtataacggttctgttcgcaatatcaaatgcagattttagatcaagaaaagtggtaaaactagtagaggtgtgtgtagtgagaaaggtggaaatacagttctgcacacttttacctttcatgaacccatagaggtagggggaaagttggtgtctggttctgtagtacagtctgttaagcatcattctttcaaaagttttacaaagacaactagttaaggagatcggcctaaatgtatcaggctgttggggcttagggataggcacaatgagactattggtccaggaagtaggaagaacgccctcaatgtaactgagattatacagtgccaacaaagggttatcaggcacgtgccttagagttctgagaatatcataggttataccatcctttccaggagcagttgatcgacctttggttaatgcattatctaattcatactcggtaaagaggcaatcactctcatcaatattttggctcataaaattaatcagtttcaacatttcttcagaagtactctctaaattttttctaatatgagatggaaggctttcatgcctggatgttttggaccagtcatttatgaggtcatttgctttttcaagaggaaagggatgagcaacattgccagtctttttcctggttattttatttatacctttccaagccaaactcaaaggggtggacctatttaatccactaacaaactgttcccattcctgttgcctaagttcttcctttctattccttgcatttgttagtgcagcttggaacgttctgagcaggtctggggttctacattcacggtatgctttaccaatcctcctagctgcatgtgttagattgcgcagctgtggatcattatagtatttacattggtttttattgttatttatagtggagggtttttgtttcctattcctgcccacttgatctgtgagaacactctcaatagtggtaattaaatcatcattaaatttttgtgtgccaatgggctcgtaattcttataccattgatccaagtggttaataaagttgtctctgtgttctggtttgagaataagtttcctccttctgtatttagctccttgattgctggagatgtgatcaagattgacagttgttagtcttgggaagtgatcagatagaagatcatcaactatgacagagtcatgcatcgtatatgatgtattaaatccaagacacagatctagtatgccaccatatatgtgagtaggctcagtagtgcccacaattcgaacattatcatgctcatttagcaatctcactagtttagttccattggtgtttgttatagacccaccaatattcttatgtctggcattaaaatctccaagaatgatggtaggttcactattgatgcgatctggtaaagcatcaggtcgaagctggttcgctggggcatagagattaaaaaggtttatggaaaaatcgcctgcatatactttgacaccatgatactgcatgttaactcgactctgcaaggaaaggttaagttaagagaatgcgggaagtgagataaatcgccctgctccgagtgaactcGTGGTTCTCGTCCCGAGGATAGAGaagtttatggaatcacgacttctaaaccgggacaaaccaacggatacctcgtcctgctggaataagaaccgtgtcgatGTAGCAGGATattgaaatgagatggtgaatggaggaaataaggagcatcaattacccacagttaagtaacctttctagttatagcagactgatactggccaattaggtatgttttaattggataggttatgggtgatccagccacatcaagtgaccaccagagaatatctggtaagtggtgggattatgtacaagtgtttttccttgatgggtatatccatgtgtaacctacccccccccccttcattcagttaaactaatataatctatacagtccacaattaattagtagtgccgtacttgagggtgctacccaatttatgctggtttagattttagattttgccaccgaagtggctagtttattgtgcaccccatatccatcctgtggacggtagcgcgagagcatatggatacacaaaaggcctaggaactaggccccaaagggttaacaggaatacatatggatttatatctacatatctatagtttacttatctgttacaagcaaatttaggaaatttgcttagtatatctggtatcttattttcattaataagatatcttgacatgtcacataggttataatactgtctgtctctgtattcctcaatacccggatagatatggaaaagattgtgagggtcgaggggccacctgcagtgaccagaggtggttatgttttctcacatgtctacacggggtgactacggtaaacaatatcgttgttgtctcccaaggagattattcgtatgcatgtaatgttgaggtctgtacaagtaatcacccctataaaattttccataaatttagtacaaatgagtattacaaagacaggtcatatggtcatttactgtgttgctgtgtaatcagtagaatggagtattatattaggtaatgaagttaaatagtaacaaagtttgattgggtcacaggttgacatttatgagatacaataatgagatgcatatatgagatacaatttatgagatacaattattcagtatttatttagttgtgggtgagtaagtgatttttgagaagagacttgaatttataaacagtgtttcttttatattcacaggtaatgaattccaggttTTAGGGCCTTTCATgggtgtgaaaatttgtctgggctgcctccaagtgagtcgcctaccctggcaaactctgttgacaccgagctctgagatgggtacctcagcctcacaagtggcttataggacagattttttcacaaatgatcggtattgcaagaaacctcgcctgcatgcacgtataaaggactaacttacttggtgttgcagcatatatcctgatcttcaacttcctaagcctagctttagcccccttggacttccccttgggaaccacgtgcaaccgggagcattaattcctgcaatattcaatcgttattagtgtcctgcctgcacctcagaaattcctatatccaagagggtatgtatcccctagtataactatgcagactcagacgctagcttcagacgactctgagacgctggtacttactgggcatactctctctgtagcacgccgagccctcagttaactcaactcacgatctcctaagtcactggccagatcctacgggaaagggtgaatatctcgtcttactgtatgggctgatggaggagatcatctacggtacatcgaggtgtctctaccagatttccccaggtctcagatgtgaagacacgtgggggcgccgcctgatgttcacggcacgtcttgtccagtcgaagtctatcgtaagaaggacgctattctgtctttgtgacctgcgccccgccattcaagctagggctgccagttctccctagctaacttatcctaatgtttgcctacattatcggcctattactacctatgttaaggtcttaggtctactctatcattatctacagatgccttagtaaacctaatattagtgtattaccagtaaacctacctactccttccccgaagagtaaatctataaattaaataagcttaccaaccgccaaccagagaatgccttgcttgtttgggagggtttaagggtcgctcggctcagacgaccagacgctcatgctggatctgagctgtggaactatttggaccaaataaatttccacatcctcccgccggcgaaggtaggcgctaagtctagatcaagtctgcctcccgcaggcccccccagtgggccctggactcgagcgccgttcgacgggtcgtccggccgctcagctcgctcaacctctggtctgatttctcatgtcccggtcccaccgtgtggacctcgagaggcaaaagcctgttgatgggtcttatagtctcgacaccgttcattctcactttcaccattctcaaccgcccagccttgtctgggtgggttgacactaccaggccaagaggccagtatgccctcggcgcctcggattctaccagcaccaggtccccttcacttagcatcatcttattcgcctcggggtcggcaccatagaaatgttcccgcaaggttgtcaagtaatccctgcgccacacctggttccatttgtccaggatgttcaccagtctgttgtgactcctgtgcagttcttcattgatggggggaccatctggcccataataatccagctccttggaagactgactcaaaattgcggggaagggctcaatccttcttccaaacagcatgtgattgggggtgagagcttcttgctcgtcaatcccattttgtacgtaggtcagaggcctgttattaactcttgcctctatctcaactaacactgtcctcagttcatcacagctcaccctcctgccgtgcaagaccttccgaatgcaccttttgactgtgcccaccatgcgttcatagaatcccccttgccagggtgccctgggagctatgaacctccactcacactctattctcttcaggtgttctcgtacttctccgttgtccctaagattcctgaaaactttatcggccgccctaaagcttgtgccattgtccgagataatcaatcgcgggcacgagaatctggcagtaaacctcctgaacaacttcacggaagtctctgtcgtcatatcttctgccaactccaaatgcaccgctcgagtagtggcacaggtaaacaggcagacatatactttctgagggccctccttaacgtctcctgggttcttcaatgtgatagcccccgtatagtctattcctacagtctcaaagggcctgtcactatgtacccgctcctgaggcagcggtggtggacctgggtagggtagggtcctcccatcgtaccgccggcagaccgtgcaactctttagcacccttttgacggcagctcgacccttcagtacccagtaattctgacgtaggcaggtgagggtatctccaaaccccccatgtaaggtcctctgatgggcatcttgtatcaatagctctgtcgcccatccctcctttcccagcagcacgggatgtttggccccatagctgagctcagagttttgtattcttcccctgcatcttattagccccgcatgatctaggaacaatcccaatgagtgaaccaatttgctgttccctgagtcgtcatcgttggacacgcgtcctgacgccataacctgctgccgggtcgcaagtacttccagcactcctggaaacctccccctttggtactgccttatccaatattctctgggacccactagagacaactgtcgaccctggcttaccttgtcatgcagcttcctcacgaatcgaaataccatttccgtgactcctataagttttctccacgaggagtagcgcctggggtcaaataattcagtgtcgtgttcccccgcgaaatgtactatgctgctgattgtctccacgaatttctgctccggccagcaatcccttgccggtaaccagtctgggcctttgaaccaaagctcgcttttactcaactttctgtgtgtcacccctcggcttatcaggtcggctgggttttgatctgtaggcacatacagaattgttgacgttgactgtagttcccgtatctcctttacccgattcctgacataggggagcttagacctgtcattctggacccagtgtaaggccacctccgagtctgtccatacataggtgtgtgtcaccctcagattacttaacacctcctctacgtacttacccagtcttgctcccagcaacatcgctgtgagctctagctttgggatcgagcaatccttcaggggtgtcacccgcgcacgactggtgaccagattgacttggtccccggccaccaaatacgctactgccccataggccctggaggaggcatcacaaaagacgtgcaagtcataatcccgcccggtgcacccgatggacctggggaatgtgaactcgtgcaattccgctaggtctttgttaaccagatcccactcctggcagactgtttctggcagtgggtcgtcccaacctaggttcagctcccaggtctgttgtactagcatcctccctcgaatggtgatgggtgtcaacaaacccaaaggatcgaaggcagtctgcactttgctcagcaaagacctcctggtcagcttcccttccccatcaggcttcctctttagcctaagtctgtcttccttgactTCCCACTctagtcccaacaccgatgttacctcaggcactgagtagccagtatagtcatgttccaccatgccccgcaacgttggattgtttgtcacccattctctcaatggcatgttagctgagagcatctcctgattagactctcggtaaatatccatcaacagcctttcatctgaggtggtaccctgcatgttgtctacataaaatagggtcttcagtaattctttaagcgggctgttacagttcacaaggtggtagtctatggtagcctgtaataggaatggtgaactagtggcaccaaacaacactgccctgaatctataggtatcatacccttgcttgggcatctccctgttagccagccacaagaaccttgtgtagtccctatcctgtggctgcaacccaatacgtaggaaggctttgctaatgtctgccgcataggcgtactgttccgtcctgaatctcaacaacacatctgctaatttctgcgtcagggagggccctgtgagcagacagtcgttcaacgatggctctcggggactcgcctgcgagctgcagttgaagactactctgatgggagtggttaccgactccttggtgactgccatgtgtggaagataataggtgttttccccagggctggcattgggcactttctcgatgaacccaagggccagctgttccttaataatatcatcatatttccccaccagacccttcctggtcaggctgttcaccaatgaattcaactgaccacgtgccctcttgaaattagtgggcagcgttgggtggcccggtttccatgggagtcgcacccaatactgcccgtccctgaactgcacatggttcaagtaatctcgatacgtctcttcgtgttcggggggcggctggtcacctttaatccctactacatccaggtcccatagtttatggaccggctcactgtcggatatgccaacttgcgcctctgacaggccttcgtgcacaccaatctgcatcaccagtacagcctcagtcgctgtaataccagagccctcctttcccggggtcgcagggaagtgagctggtattctgcctcctacgatgtaccccgctggagtcctgtacaggcccacaccttccttgataacccttctcgtagacacgaactcgtctaggtaatcccctcctaccaatatgcctacattactaacattgtctgtagcaatgtctggttctgctagcttcacacccaactccctcaaacgtttgactgcttcagccagtcccctagtggtaatgatattgggcagcctcttcaccatcaaggctgaaatttcccgtcgatgcccggctaacctgaccgtcacattgactactggataagacctgcgtgggacttccccaccaaacccttccaccttcatgtcaactttaccaactgtctccagcttcaacctagtggctagactctccgctatgaaggatctctgtgccccactgtcgaagaacaaatgggttgtttcagacttcttcccgttcgcgaccaccgccattatggtgggcaaggccaccgagccttgaaattgctcaccagaacaaattctcggtgccgtactcaccacactcatcgttacttctgacttgttcttgctctccgccctttcttgcggtttgctctccttaacttgtgctaatccggcatcattaggacacagtgcactgtggtgctttcccttccggcagccccgacactccctgagcatggtgttacagtccctggcaaaatgttctccacaacacttgaaacaaagtctcaactctcttagccgttgaaccctttggttataggtggtgaagcttgaacaccctgaactagcgtgttcttcatcacaaaacacgcaccgtctcatactggccgctttagtggcttctcccttggccctgtgggtggaggactcgccctgggcataatacgtgcctactttagtgggaggtggtttaggtctatctctcgaatgtctggggaagtcgaccgacttctccttggtaggtaatttctccccctgacctatgctcaggtgagatatgagatcccctaacccttcaataatttggcttatcgtgaacctattcgtccgatattttaagtgtaactcatgcactgtcgtgctagccagtttcctctgaatcacctggctaaggacccattttGAATCATTCTCACCATGCAGATCTCTGAAACTATTGGTCAAGCTCATAatctcaatacggaacttctctagactttgacggtcatgtcggcaagcctctagatccaacaaccgataaagtatagctaccttt from Cherax quadricarinatus isolate ZL_2023a chromosome 3, ASM3850222v1, whole genome shotgun sequence carries:
- the LOC138853879 gene encoding uncharacterized protein, which codes for MADGGSGESGSVLTKLKRSVAAYKGHLNRTHNRCKATCQRSNVDCDDLQNCLKSLGEKWEAYEQAFSAYELQAIEDEESQGSLQQAMDEFTKDDVDCHQEMNMYKDKLSTLKASIPRMVLNTAGTPNNHTPVNMLPKLPQLNLPTFDGTLTEYIGFWDQFRAQIDDRNDLSDAVKLQYLRSQLKGKALDLVRHYPITDANYQHAKDQLEDMFGNTEEIKVAILYRLLDLEACRHDRQSLEKFRIEIMSLTNSFRDLHGENDSKWVLSQVIQRKLASTTVHELHLKYRTNRFTISQIIEGLGDLISHLSIGQGEKLPTKEKSVDFPRHSRDRPKPPPTKVGTYYAQGESSTHRAKGEATKAASMRRCVFCDEEHASSGCSSFTTYNQRVQRLRELRLCFKCCGEHFARDCNTMLRECRGCRKGKHHSALCPNDAGLAQVKESKPQERAESKNKSEVTMSVVSTAPRICSGEQFQGSVALPTIMAVVANGKKSETTHLFFDSGAQRSFIAESLATRLKLETVGKVDMKVEGFGGEVPRRSYPVVNVTVRLAGHRREISALMVKRLPNIITTRGLAESGKSRKTDLG